The following are encoded in a window of Nilaparvata lugens isolate BPH chromosome 13, ASM1435652v1, whole genome shotgun sequence genomic DNA:
- the LOC111058226 gene encoding uncharacterized protein LOC111058226 — protein MDETPKPHQSRRRFRHKSGRRLKLSAKPLKRRGTALIQYWASKRGRGRSEAQTEEYNDSENSTINTASDADFVAEESNVCNTCPENKDVYDTHTEIIAEERKRTESSITKLEGRRIVDINSFIVQIQQIDDHLPFHCGFKDMVVVKERRIGLNSCITLKCKMCNEKKSLWTNFSNENTMDVNTSAVSGTISTGGGHAQLEEVMSKVAKGDRSCYCIQR, from the exons atggACGAAACGCCAAAGCCTCATCAAAGTCGCCGACGCTTTAGACACAAAAGTGGACGCAGATTGAAACTTAGCGCGAAACCGCTTAAACGAAGAGGAACAGCGTTAATTCAATACTGGGCTTCCAAAAG GGGCAGAGGCAGAAGTGAAGCTCAGACCGAAGAGTATAATGACTCCGAAAATTCTACGATAAATAC GGCCTCTGACGCAGATTTCGTCGCTGAAGAAAGCAATGTCTGTAACACTTGTCCAGAAAACAAAGACGTTTACGACACTCATACAGAAATAAT tgcagaagaaagaaaaagaacagAAAGCAGCATCACCAAATTAGAAGGTAGACGAATAGTGGACATCAATTCGTTTATTGTGCAAATTCAACAAATCGATGACCACTTACCATTTCATTGCGGTTTTAAAGATATGGTAGTAGTGAAAGAACGAAGAATAGGATTAAATTCGTGTATAACATTGAAGTGTAAAATGTGCAATGAAAAGAAATCACTGTGGACAAATTTTTCAAACGAAAACACCATGGATGTGAATACATCAGCAGTTTCCGGTACAATCAGCACAGGAGGAGGACATGCACAGCTGGAAGAGGTTATGTCAAAGGTCGCCAAAGGGGACAGAAGTTGTTACTGTATACAAAGATGA